In one window of Cupriavidus necator N-1 DNA:
- the xdhB gene encoding xanthine dehydrogenase molybdopterin binding subunit → MNKQTEPFLLDATAEQVPQVGISRPHESAHLHVAGTATYTDDIPELAGTLHAALGMSTRAHARIKSVSLDKVRAAPGVVDVLTVDDIPGTNDCGPIIHDDPILARDVVQFIGQPIFIVVATSHDAARRAARLGEIDYEDLPPVLSPQAAHEAGSYVLPPMHLTRGEPAARIAGAAHQDSGKIHLGGQEQFYLEGQISYAAPRENDGMQVWCSTQHPTEMQHAVCHMLGWQAHQVLVECRRMGGGFGGKESQSALFACCAALAAWKLMCPVKLRPDRDDDMMITGKRHDFVFDYTVGHDDEGHIEGVKVEMVSRAGFSADLSGPVMTRAICHFDNAYWLPNVQIDGYCGKTNTQSNTAFRGFGGPQGAFAVEYILDNVARTVGKDSLDVRRANFYGKTENNVTPYGQTVEDNVIHELIDELVASSEYRSRREATRAFNATSPVLKKGIAITPVKFGISFNVAHFNQAGALVHVYNDGSVLVNHGGTEMGQGLNTKVAMVVAHELGIRMERVRVTATDTSKVANTSATAASTGADLNGKAAQDAARQIRERLAVFAARKAGVEPSEVRFNDDLVSAGELRLAFGELAREAYVARVQLWSDGFYTTPKLHWDQSKLQGRPFYYFAYGAACSEVLVDTLTGEWKLLRADALHDAGRSLNPAIDIGQVEGAFIQGMGWLTTEELWWNKDGKLMTYAPSTYKIPTVNDCPEEFNVRLFQNRNVEDSIHRSKAVGEPPLLLPFSVFFAIRDAVAAVGDYRINPPLKAPATSEAILDAVDAVREAAAQPA, encoded by the coding sequence ATGAACAAGCAAACCGAACCCTTCCTGCTCGACGCCACCGCCGAACAGGTCCCGCAGGTCGGCATCTCGCGTCCGCATGAATCCGCCCACCTGCACGTGGCCGGCACCGCCACCTACACGGATGACATCCCCGAGCTGGCCGGCACGCTGCACGCCGCGCTCGGCATGAGCACCCGCGCGCACGCCCGCATCAAGTCGGTCTCGCTCGACAAGGTGCGCGCCGCGCCTGGCGTGGTCGACGTGCTGACGGTGGACGACATCCCGGGCACCAACGACTGCGGCCCGATCATCCACGACGACCCGATCCTGGCACGCGACGTGGTCCAGTTCATCGGCCAGCCGATCTTTATCGTGGTGGCGACCTCGCATGACGCCGCCCGCCGCGCCGCCCGCCTGGGCGAGATCGACTACGAAGACCTGCCCCCGGTGCTGTCGCCGCAAGCGGCGCACGAGGCCGGCAGCTATGTGCTGCCGCCGATGCACCTGACGCGCGGCGAGCCCGCCGCGCGCATTGCCGGCGCGGCCCACCAGGACAGCGGCAAGATCCACCTGGGCGGCCAGGAGCAGTTCTACCTGGAAGGCCAGATCTCGTACGCCGCGCCGCGCGAGAACGACGGCATGCAAGTGTGGTGCTCGACCCAGCACCCGACCGAGATGCAGCACGCGGTGTGCCATATGCTCGGCTGGCAAGCGCACCAGGTGCTGGTCGAATGCCGCCGCATGGGCGGCGGCTTTGGCGGCAAGGAGTCGCAGTCGGCGCTGTTCGCCTGCTGCGCGGCGCTGGCCGCCTGGAAGCTGATGTGCCCGGTCAAGCTCCGCCCGGACCGAGACGACGACATGATGATCACCGGCAAGCGCCATGACTTCGTGTTCGACTACACCGTGGGCCACGACGACGAAGGCCATATCGAGGGCGTGAAGGTCGAAATGGTGTCGCGCGCCGGCTTCTCGGCCGACCTGTCGGGCCCGGTGATGACCCGCGCCATCTGCCACTTCGACAATGCCTACTGGCTGCCGAACGTGCAGATCGACGGCTACTGCGGCAAGACCAACACGCAGAGCAACACCGCCTTCCGCGGCTTCGGCGGCCCGCAGGGCGCGTTCGCGGTCGAGTACATCCTGGACAATGTCGCCCGCACGGTCGGCAAGGATTCGCTGGACGTGCGCCGCGCCAATTTCTACGGCAAGACCGAGAACAACGTCACGCCCTACGGCCAGACCGTTGAAGACAACGTCATCCACGAGCTGATCGACGAACTGGTGGCCAGCAGCGAATACCGCTCCCGCCGCGAAGCCACGCGCGCCTTCAACGCCACCAGCCCGGTACTGAAGAAGGGCATCGCCATCACCCCGGTGAAGTTCGGCATCTCGTTCAACGTGGCCCACTTCAACCAGGCCGGCGCGCTGGTGCACGTCTACAACGACGGCTCGGTGCTGGTGAACCACGGCGGCACCGAGATGGGCCAGGGCCTGAACACCAAGGTGGCGATGGTGGTGGCGCATGAGCTGGGCATCCGCATGGAACGCGTGCGCGTGACCGCGACCGATACCAGCAAGGTGGCCAATACCTCGGCCACCGCAGCTTCCACCGGTGCCGACCTGAACGGCAAGGCCGCGCAGGACGCCGCCCGCCAGATCCGCGAGCGCCTGGCCGTGTTTGCCGCGCGCAAGGCCGGCGTGGAGCCGTCCGAGGTGCGCTTCAACGATGACCTGGTCAGCGCCGGCGAGCTGCGCCTGGCGTTCGGCGAGCTGGCGCGCGAAGCCTACGTGGCGCGCGTGCAGCTGTGGTCCGACGGCTTCTACACCACGCCCAAGCTGCACTGGGACCAGAGCAAGCTGCAAGGCCGCCCGTTCTACTACTTCGCCTACGGTGCCGCGTGCTCCGAGGTGCTGGTCGACACGCTCACCGGCGAATGGAAGCTGCTGCGCGCCGACGCGCTGCACGACGCCGGCCGCTCGCTGAACCCGGCGATCGACATCGGCCAGGTCGAAGGCGCCTTTATCCAGGGAATGGGCTGGCTGACCACCGAGGAACTGTGGTGGAACAAGGACGGCAAGCTGATGACGTACGCCCCGTCCACGTACAAGATCCCGACGGTCAACGACTGCCCGGAGGAATTCAACGTGCGCCTGTTCCAGAACCGCAACGTCGAGGACAGCATCCACCGCTCCAAGGCCGTGGGCGAGCCGCCGCTGCTGCTGCCGTTCTCGGTGTTCTTCGCGATCCGCGACGCCGTGGCTGCCGTTGGCGACTACCGCATCAACCCGCCGCTGAAGGCCCCGGCCACCAGCGAGGCGATCCTGGATGCCGTCGACGCCGTGCGCGAAGCCGCGGCACAGCCAGCCTGA